The Catenuloplanes niger genome includes a window with the following:
- the typA gene encoding translational GTPase TypA: MQTRSDLRNVAIIAHVDHGKTTLVDAMLTQGGAFSARAEAADRVMDSMDLEREKGITILAKNTAVRYVPPTGDPVTINIIDTPGHADFGGEVERGLTMVDGVILLVDASEGPLPQTRFVLRKALAARMPIILVINKVDRPDARIKEVVDDTYELFLDLDADEEQIDFPIVYACARDGIASLTQPADGTVPEDSDSLLPLFTTLLNTIPAPSFTEGAPLQAHVTNLDASPFLGRLALCRVHEGTINKGQTVTWCKTDGTMSKVRISELLMTEGLERKPATSAGPGDIIAVAGIPEIMIGETLADAENPVALPLITVDEPAISMTIGTNTSPLVGKVKGAKVTARMVKDRLDAELIGNVSLRVLPTERPDAWEVQGRGELALAILVEQMRRENYELTVGKPQVVTKEIDGKVCEPVERLTIDAPDEYLGAITQLLATRKGRMEQMVNHGTGWIRMEWLVPARGLIGFRTEFLTDTRGTGILHHVFEKYEPWFGELRTRNNGSLVADRSGPVTAFAMTNLQERGSLFVEPSTEVYEGMIVGENSRSDDMDVNITKEKKLTNMRASTSDETEKLIPPRKLSLEQALEFCREDECVEVTPAAVRIRKVILNQQERARATARRKHSN; the protein is encoded by the coding sequence ATGCAGACCCGCTCCGACCTCCGTAACGTCGCGATCATCGCCCACGTAGACCACGGCAAGACCACGCTGGTCGACGCCATGCTCACACAGGGTGGCGCGTTCTCCGCCCGAGCCGAGGCCGCCGACCGGGTCATGGACTCCATGGACCTGGAGCGCGAAAAGGGCATCACCATCCTGGCGAAGAACACCGCCGTGCGGTACGTGCCCCCGACCGGCGACCCCGTCACCATCAACATCATCGACACCCCCGGCCACGCCGACTTCGGCGGCGAGGTCGAGCGCGGCCTGACCATGGTCGACGGTGTCATCCTGCTCGTCGACGCGTCCGAGGGCCCGCTCCCGCAGACCCGCTTCGTGCTCCGTAAGGCGCTCGCCGCCCGCATGCCGATCATCCTGGTGATCAACAAGGTGGACCGGCCGGACGCCCGGATCAAGGAGGTCGTGGACGACACCTACGAGCTCTTCCTCGACCTGGACGCGGACGAGGAGCAGATCGACTTCCCGATCGTCTACGCGTGCGCGCGCGACGGCATCGCCTCGCTGACCCAGCCGGCCGACGGCACGGTGCCGGAGGACAGCGACTCGCTGCTGCCGCTGTTCACCACGCTGCTGAACACCATCCCGGCGCCGTCGTTCACCGAGGGCGCGCCGCTCCAGGCGCACGTGACGAACCTGGACGCCTCGCCGTTCCTCGGCCGGCTCGCGCTCTGCCGCGTGCACGAGGGCACGATCAACAAGGGCCAGACCGTCACCTGGTGCAAGACCGACGGCACCATGTCGAAGGTCCGCATCTCCGAGCTGCTGATGACCGAGGGCCTGGAGCGCAAGCCGGCCACCTCGGCCGGCCCGGGCGACATCATCGCGGTCGCCGGCATCCCGGAGATCATGATCGGCGAGACGCTGGCCGACGCGGAGAACCCGGTCGCGCTGCCGCTGATCACGGTCGACGAGCCGGCCATCTCCATGACCATCGGCACCAACACCTCGCCGCTGGTCGGCAAGGTCAAGGGCGCCAAGGTCACCGCCCGCATGGTCAAGGACCGGCTGGACGCGGAGCTGATCGGTAACGTGTCGCTGCGCGTGCTGCCGACCGAGCGCCCGGACGCCTGGGAGGTCCAGGGCCGTGGCGAGCTGGCGCTGGCCATCCTGGTCGAGCAGATGCGCCGGGAGAACTACGAGCTGACCGTCGGCAAGCCGCAGGTCGTCACGAAGGAGATCGACGGCAAGGTCTGCGAGCCGGTCGAGCGCCTCACCATCGACGCGCCCGACGAGTACCTCGGCGCGATCACCCAGCTCCTCGCGACCCGCAAGGGCCGGATGGAGCAGATGGTCAACCACGGCACCGGCTGGATCCGGATGGAGTGGCTGGTCCCGGCGCGTGGCCTGATCGGCTTCCGCACCGAGTTCCTCACCGACACCCGCGGCACCGGCATCCTGCACCACGTCTTCGAGAAGTACGAGCCGTGGTTCGGCGAGCTGCGCACCCGCAACAACGGCTCGCTGGTCGCGGACCGCTCCGGCCCGGTCACCGCGTTCGCGATGACGAACCTGCAGGAACGCGGCAGCCTCTTCGTGGAGCCGTCGACCGAGGTGTACGAGGGCATGATCGTCGGCGAGAACTCCCGCTCCGACGACATGGACGTCAACATCACCAAGGAGAAGAAGCTCACCAACATGCGGGCTTCCACCTCCGACGAGACCGAGAAGCTGATCCCGCCGCGCAAGCTCTCCCTGGAGCAGGCGCTGGAGTTCTGCCGCGAGGACGAGTGCGTCGAGGTCACCCCGGCCGCGGTCCGCATCCGCAAGGTGATCCTCAACCAGCAGGAGCGCGCCCGCGCCACCGCCCGCCGCAAGCACTCGAACTGA
- a CDS encoding TerC family protein has translation MAVVLIIDLVVIGRRPHEPSPRESGIWVSIYIGLALLFGVGVWLFAGPSYAGQFYTGWLTEYSLSADNLFVFVVIMGRFAVPRQYQQTVLLVGIILALVMRGAFIAAGAALITQFSWVFYIFGAFLIYTAINFAREGLDEEAEDFKENVLIRWSRRALPISPNFDGARLTTVLAGRRMFTPMLIVMIAIGTTDLIFALDSIPAIFGITQEPYLVFTANVFALMGLVQLYFLLGNLIERLVYLSKGLAIILAFIGVKLVLEALHENNLPFINGGEHIEWAPTIPIWLSLVVILGTLVIATVASLVKTAADERKEARRKAAESTDEPVLKA, from the coding sequence ATGGCCGTCGTGCTGATCATCGATCTCGTCGTGATCGGGCGCCGCCCGCACGAACCCTCCCCGCGCGAGTCCGGGATCTGGGTCAGCATCTACATCGGGCTGGCACTGCTCTTCGGCGTCGGCGTCTGGCTCTTCGCCGGGCCGTCCTACGCCGGGCAGTTCTACACGGGCTGGCTCACGGAGTACAGCCTGTCCGCCGACAACCTGTTCGTCTTCGTGGTCATCATGGGCCGCTTCGCGGTGCCCCGGCAGTACCAGCAGACGGTGCTGCTCGTCGGCATCATCCTGGCGCTGGTCATGCGCGGTGCGTTCATCGCCGCCGGTGCCGCGCTGATCACGCAGTTCTCCTGGGTCTTCTACATCTTCGGCGCGTTCCTCATCTACACCGCGATCAACTTCGCGCGGGAGGGGCTCGACGAGGAGGCCGAGGATTTCAAGGAGAACGTGCTGATCCGGTGGAGCCGCCGCGCGCTGCCGATCTCGCCGAACTTCGACGGCGCCCGCCTGACCACGGTGCTCGCCGGCCGCCGCATGTTCACGCCGATGCTGATCGTCATGATCGCGATCGGCACCACCGACCTGATCTTCGCGCTGGACTCGATTCCCGCGATCTTCGGCATCACGCAGGAGCCCTACCTGGTCTTCACCGCGAACGTGTTCGCGCTGATGGGCCTGGTCCAGCTCTACTTCCTGCTCGGCAACCTGATCGAGCGCCTGGTCTACCTCTCCAAGGGCCTGGCGATCATCCTCGCGTTCATCGGCGTCAAGCTGGTCCTCGAGGCGCTCCACGAGAACAACCTGCCGTTCATCAACGGTGGCGAGCACATCGAGTGGGCCCCGACGATCCCGATCTGGCTCTCCCTGGTCGTCATCCTCGGCACGCTGGTCATCGCCACCGTCGCCAGCCTGGTCAAGACCGCGGCCGACGAGCGCAAGGAGGCCCGTCGCAAGGCCGCAGAGTCGACCGACGAGCCGGTTCTCAAGGCATAA
- a CDS encoding antibiotic biosynthesis monooxygenase family protein, whose product MVLEVALIDVVPGHEDAFAAAYAKGHPILAGAPGCRSVRMTRGIETPDRFVLLVEWDSVAAHEENFRATDRFGQWRALIGPFFAGPPRVEHFTDVPA is encoded by the coding sequence ATGGTTCTTGAGGTTGCGTTGATCGACGTCGTGCCCGGGCACGAGGACGCGTTCGCGGCTGCGTACGCGAAGGGGCACCCGATCCTGGCCGGCGCGCCCGGCTGCCGCTCCGTGCGGATGACCCGGGGCATCGAGACGCCGGACCGGTTCGTGCTGCTGGTCGAGTGGGACTCGGTGGCCGCGCACGAGGAGAACTTCCGCGCCACGGACCGCTTCGGTCAGTGGCGGGCGCTGATCGGGCCGTTCTTCGCCGGACCGCCGCGGGTCGAGCACTTCACCGACGTCCCGGCCTGA
- a CDS encoding DUF397 domain-containing protein → MGARRTGWVKSSRSHANGNCVEVAASAGTIAVRDSKDPGPRLRFAGPAWRAFVARIKG, encoded by the coding sequence ATGGGAGCACGTCGAACTGGCTGGGTGAAGAGCAGCCGTAGCCACGCGAACGGCAACTGTGTCGAGGTCGCGGCGAGCGCGGGAACGATCGCGGTCCGGGACTCCAAGGACCCTGGGCCCCGGCTCCGGTTCGCGGGGCCGGCCTGGCGGGCGTTCGTAGCGCGGATCAAGGGCTGA
- a CDS encoding helix-turn-helix domain-containing protein, with product MPPPKSPTVRRLRLGTELRQLRRSATLTLEQVCDRLGWASTSKLSRIELGQSRPDLADIMDLLDIYDVDGPNRDKLIVIARDAAAARGWWKALGDMGPRQRRYAELETGAADIFEFHQYVVPGLLQTPEYGRVRVRSGRALYPGLDMDADSRARAARHVVLRREQPPRYEAIIDESAFHRQVAPPEVMRGQLRHLLAMADLPNVAIRLLPFRTPLQDAYVPHTAFSVYSFPDPADPRTVVLETMSEDVHLTDEEEVARYLLVAEWLRAAALPEEETRAYLARAADVRPEQARAIPAQRGVNGG from the coding sequence ATGCCACCCCCCAAAAGTCCTACGGTCCGCCGGTTGCGCCTGGGCACCGAGCTGCGACAGCTGCGGCGCAGCGCGACCCTCACCCTGGAGCAGGTCTGCGACCGGCTCGGCTGGGCCTCGACCTCGAAGTTGTCCCGGATCGAGCTGGGACAGAGCCGGCCCGACCTGGCCGACATCATGGACCTGTTGGACATCTACGATGTCGACGGTCCGAACCGGGACAAGCTCATCGTCATCGCCCGGGACGCGGCCGCCGCGCGCGGTTGGTGGAAGGCGCTCGGTGACATGGGTCCCCGCCAGCGTCGATATGCGGAGCTGGAAACCGGCGCCGCTGACATTTTCGAGTTCCACCAGTACGTCGTGCCCGGTCTGCTGCAGACGCCGGAGTACGGCCGGGTCCGCGTCCGTTCCGGCCGCGCGCTCTACCCGGGTCTGGACATGGACGCGGACAGCCGCGCCCGCGCGGCCCGGCACGTGGTGCTGCGCCGCGAACAGCCGCCCCGGTACGAGGCGATCATCGACGAGTCCGCGTTCCACCGGCAGGTCGCGCCGCCCGAGGTGATGCGCGGCCAGCTGCGGCACCTGCTCGCCATGGCCGACCTGCCGAACGTGGCGATCCGGCTGCTGCCGTTCCGGACGCCGCTGCAGGACGCGTACGTGCCGCACACCGCGTTCTCCGTCTATTCGTTCCCGGATCCGGCCGACCCGCGCACGGTGGTGCTGGAGACGATGAGCGAGGACGTGCATCTCACGGACGAGGAGGAGGTGGCGCGCTACCTGCTGGTCGCCGAGTGGCTGCGGGCGGCGGCGCTGCCGGAGGAGGAGACGCGTGCCTACCTGGCCCGGGCGGCCGACGTCCGGCCGGAGCAGGCGCGGGCCATCCCCGCGCAGCGCGGGGTCAACGGTGGTTGA
- the uvrB gene encoding excinuclease ABC subunit UvrB, which produces MALDIPRIDNRFQVISDFKPSGDQPAAIDALERRVRDGERHSVLLGATGTGKSATTAWLVERLQRPTLVLAHNKTLCAQLAKEFRELLPNNAVEYFVSYYDYYQPEAYIPQTDTYIEKDSSVNEEVERLRHSATMSLLTRRDVIVVATVSAIYGLGTPQEYLERAARVSVGEEIDRDKLLRRLVEIQYTRNDMAFQRGTFRVRGDTLEIIPAYEELALRIELFGDEVEKISYLHPLTGDVVREVPSALIFPASHYATGQERMERAIGDIEVELAERLDELERQNKLLEAQRLRMRTTYDLEMMKQVGFCNGIENYSMHIDGRLPGSPPHCLLDYFPDDFLTVIDESHQTIPQIGGMFEGDASRKRMLIDHGFRLPSAADNRPLRFDEFLERVGQMVFLSATPGNWELDQTGGEFVEQVIRPTGLVDPEVVIKPTKGQIDDLMHEIKLRTERDERVLVTTLTKKMAEDLTDYLLEHGIRVRYLHSEVDTLRRVELLSELRKGDYDVLVGINLLREGLDLPEVSLVAILDADKEGFLRSGTSLIQTIGRAARNVSGQVHMYADKITPSMRLAIDETDRRRAKQVAYNTEHGLSPQPLRKKIHDILDDIYREAEDTEAIVGGAGRQMSRGKAPVPETRSKGGKGTSTPARAGMARAELAELIQNLNEQMLGAARELQFELAARIRDEINELKKELRGMDAAGVK; this is translated from the coding sequence ATGGCGCTCGACATTCCCCGGATCGACAACCGGTTCCAGGTCATCAGCGACTTCAAGCCCTCCGGCGACCAGCCGGCGGCGATCGACGCGCTGGAGCGCCGCGTGCGGGACGGCGAGCGCCACAGCGTGCTGCTCGGCGCGACCGGCACCGGCAAGAGCGCCACCACGGCGTGGCTGGTGGAGCGTCTGCAACGGCCCACGCTGGTGCTCGCGCACAACAAGACGCTCTGCGCGCAGCTCGCCAAGGAGTTCCGCGAGCTGCTGCCGAACAACGCGGTCGAATACTTCGTGTCGTACTACGACTACTACCAGCCCGAGGCGTACATCCCGCAGACCGACACCTACATCGAGAAGGACTCTTCGGTCAACGAGGAGGTGGAGCGGCTGCGGCACTCCGCCACCATGTCGCTGCTCACCCGCCGCGACGTGATCGTGGTGGCGACCGTCTCGGCGATCTACGGCCTGGGCACCCCGCAGGAGTACCTCGAGCGTGCCGCGCGGGTGTCGGTCGGTGAGGAGATCGACCGCGACAAGCTCCTGCGCCGCCTCGTCGAGATCCAGTACACGCGGAACGACATGGCGTTCCAGCGCGGCACGTTCCGGGTGCGCGGCGACACGCTGGAGATCATCCCGGCGTACGAGGAGCTGGCGCTGCGGATCGAGCTGTTCGGCGACGAGGTGGAGAAGATCTCCTATCTGCATCCGCTGACCGGTGACGTGGTGCGCGAGGTGCCGTCCGCACTGATCTTCCCGGCCAGTCACTACGCGACCGGCCAGGAGCGGATGGAGCGCGCGATCGGCGACATCGAGGTGGAGCTGGCCGAGCGGCTCGACGAGCTGGAGCGGCAGAACAAGCTGCTCGAGGCGCAGCGACTGCGCATGCGCACCACGTACGACCTGGAGATGATGAAGCAGGTCGGTTTCTGCAACGGCATCGAGAACTACTCGATGCACATCGACGGCCGGCTGCCCGGCAGCCCGCCGCACTGCCTGCTCGACTACTTCCCGGACGACTTCCTCACCGTCATCGACGAGTCGCACCAGACGATCCCGCAGATCGGCGGCATGTTCGAGGGTGACGCGTCCCGCAAGCGCATGCTGATCGACCACGGTTTCCGGCTGCCGTCCGCGGCCGACAACCGGCCGCTGCGCTTCGACGAGTTCCTGGAGCGGGTCGGCCAGATGGTGTTCCTCTCCGCCACTCCCGGCAACTGGGAGCTGGACCAGACCGGCGGCGAGTTCGTCGAGCAGGTCATCCGCCCGACCGGCCTGGTCGACCCGGAGGTCGTGATCAAGCCGACCAAGGGCCAGATCGACGACCTGATGCACGAGATCAAGCTGCGCACCGAGCGGGACGAGCGGGTCCTGGTCACCACGCTGACCAAGAAGATGGCCGAGGACCTCACGGACTATCTGCTGGAGCACGGCATCCGGGTGCGCTACCTGCACTCCGAGGTCGACACGCTGCGCCGGGTCGAGCTGCTCAGCGAGCTGCGCAAGGGCGACTACGACGTGCTGGTCGGCATCAACCTGCTGCGTGAGGGCCTCGACCTGCCGGAGGTGTCGCTGGTCGCGATCCTCGACGCGGACAAGGAGGGCTTCCTGCGCAGCGGCACCTCGCTGATCCAGACGATCGGCCGTGCCGCGCGTAACGTCTCCGGCCAGGTCCACATGTACGCGGACAAGATCACCCCGTCGATGCGCCTGGCGATCGACGAGACGGACCGGCGCCGGGCGAAGCAGGTGGCGTACAACACCGAGCACGGGCTCTCGCCGCAGCCGCTGCGCAAGAAGATCCACGACATCCTGGACGACATCTACCGCGAGGCGGAGGACACCGAGGCGATCGTCGGCGGCGCCGGGCGGCAGATGTCGCGCGGCAAGGCCCCGGTCCCGGAGACGCGGTCGAAGGGCGGCAAGGGCACGAGCACGCCGGCCCGCGCCGGCATGGCCCGGGCCGAGCTCGCCGAGCTGATCCAGAACCTGAACGAGCAGATGCTCGGTGCCGCGCGCGAATTGCAGTTCGAGCTCGCGGCGCGGATCCGCGACGAGATCAACGAGCTGAAGAAGGAGCTGCGCGGCATGGACGCCGCCGGCGTGAAATAA
- the rpsA gene encoding 30S ribosomal protein S1: MTSSIEATSSANKVTIDDLGSEEAFLAAIDETIKYFNDGDIVEGTVVKVDRDEVLLDIGYKTEGVIPSRELSIKHDVDPAEVVSVGDHIEALVLQKEDKEGRLILSKKRAQYERAWGTIEKIKDEDGVVRGSVIEVVKGGLILDIGLRGFLPASLVEMRRVRDLQPYVGRELEAKIIELDKNRNNVVLSRRAWLEQTQSEVRTEFLNKLQKGQVRKGVVSSIVNFGAFVDLGGVDGLVHVSELSWKHIDHPSEVVEVGQEVEVEVLDVDLDRERVSLSLKATQEDPWRQFARTHAIQQIVPGKVTKLVPFGAFVRVDDGIEGLVHISELAERHVEIPEQVVQVGSDVMVKVIDIDLERRRISLSLKQANEGFVEGEEHFDPTLYGMAATYDNEGNYIYPEGFDPETGEWMEGFDKQRETWETQYAEARQRWEAHTKQVVAARTADTEAAANAAAGVSTSTPAAGGATSSSSSSSSSPRQAEEPAGTLATDEALAALREKLAGGK, from the coding sequence ATGACGAGCAGCATCGAGGCCACCTCGAGCGCCAACAAGGTCACCATCGACGACCTCGGCAGCGAGGAGGCATTCCTCGCCGCGATCGATGAGACCATCAAGTACTTCAACGACGGCGACATTGTCGAAGGCACCGTCGTTAAGGTCGACCGGGATGAAGTCCTGCTCGACATCGGCTACAAGACCGAGGGCGTCATCCCCTCGCGCGAGCTGTCGATCAAGCACGACGTGGACCCCGCGGAAGTGGTGTCGGTCGGTGACCACATCGAGGCCCTCGTTCTCCAGAAGGAGGACAAGGAGGGTCGTCTGATCCTCTCGAAGAAGCGGGCGCAGTACGAGCGCGCCTGGGGCACCATCGAGAAGATCAAGGACGAGGACGGCGTCGTTCGCGGCTCCGTCATCGAGGTGGTCAAGGGCGGCCTGATCCTCGACATCGGGCTCCGGGGCTTCCTCCCGGCCTCCCTGGTCGAGATGCGGCGCGTTCGCGACCTCCAGCCCTACGTGGGCCGCGAGCTGGAAGCGAAGATCATAGAGCTGGACAAGAACCGCAACAACGTGGTTCTTTCCCGCCGCGCCTGGCTCGAGCAGACCCAGTCCGAGGTGCGCACCGAGTTCCTCAACAAGCTGCAGAAGGGACAGGTCCGCAAGGGCGTCGTCTCTTCGATCGTCAACTTCGGTGCCTTCGTGGACCTGGGTGGCGTCGACGGCCTGGTGCACGTCTCGGAGCTCTCCTGGAAGCACATCGACCACCCGTCCGAGGTCGTCGAGGTCGGCCAGGAGGTCGAGGTCGAGGTCCTGGACGTCGACCTGGACCGCGAGCGCGTCTCCCTGTCGCTGAAGGCGACGCAGGAGGACCCGTGGCGTCAGTTCGCCCGGACCCACGCGATCCAGCAGATCGTGCCGGGTAAGGTCACCAAGCTCGTTCCGTTCGGTGCGTTCGTGCGCGTCGACGACGGCATCGAGGGCCTGGTCCACATCTCCGAGCTGGCCGAGCGCCACGTGGAGATCCCGGAGCAGGTCGTCCAGGTCGGCTCGGACGTCATGGTCAAGGTCATCGACATCGACCTCGAGCGTCGCCGCATCTCGCTGTCGCTGAAGCAGGCCAACGAGGGCTTCGTCGAGGGCGAGGAGCACTTCGACCCGACCCTCTACGGCATGGCCGCGACGTACGACAACGAGGGCAACTACATCTACCCGGAGGGCTTCGACCCGGAGACCGGCGAGTGGATGGAAGGTTTCGACAAGCAGCGCGAGACCTGGGAGACACAGTACGCCGAGGCGCGGCAGCGCTGGGAGGCCCACACCAAGCAGGTCGTGGCCGCCCGCACCGCCGACACCGAGGCCGCCGCGAACGCGGCTGCCGGCGTCAGCACCTCCACCCCGGCGGCCGGGGGCGCGACCAGCTCGTCGTCGTCCTCCTCGTCCTCGCCGCGTCAGGCCGAGGAGCCGGCGGGCACGCTGGCCACCGACGAGGCGCTCGCCGCTCTGCGCGAGAAGCTCGCCGGCGGCAAGTAA
- a CDS encoding class I SAM-dependent methyltransferase yields MDGVEIGTEVTRRDVTDDESRRASRHWWDIDADDYQAEHGAFLGDADFVWCPEGLREADARLLGDVAGRRVLELGAGAAAGARWLAAQGASAVALDLSAGMLRHAAAGNARTGIDVPLVQADALALPFADGTFDVVCTAFGAIPFVADSAAAHREVFRVLRPGGRWVFSVTHPMRWIFLDDPGEGGLRAVHSYFDRRPYVEENVDGEPTYVEQHRTLGDRIRELVAAGFVLRDLIEPEWPDGHEGIWGQWSPLRGRLFPGTAIFVTRRPETT; encoded by the coding sequence ATGGACGGCGTTGAGATCGGCACCGAGGTGACCCGCCGGGACGTGACCGACGACGAGAGCCGCCGGGCGAGCCGCCACTGGTGGGACATCGACGCGGACGACTACCAGGCCGAACACGGCGCGTTCCTGGGCGACGCCGACTTCGTCTGGTGCCCCGAGGGGCTGCGCGAGGCCGACGCCCGGCTGCTCGGTGACGTGGCGGGCCGCCGCGTCCTGGAGCTCGGCGCCGGTGCCGCCGCCGGCGCGCGGTGGCTCGCCGCGCAGGGCGCGTCCGCGGTCGCGCTCGACCTGTCCGCCGGCATGCTCCGGCACGCCGCCGCCGGCAACGCGCGCACTGGCATCGACGTGCCGCTGGTCCAGGCGGACGCGCTCGCGCTGCCGTTCGCCGACGGCACGTTCGACGTCGTCTGCACCGCGTTCGGCGCGATCCCGTTCGTCGCCGACTCCGCCGCCGCGCACCGCGAGGTGTTCCGGGTGCTGCGCCCCGGCGGCCGGTGGGTGTTCAGCGTCACCCACCCGATGCGCTGGATCTTCCTGGACGACCCGGGCGAGGGCGGGCTGCGCGCGGTCCACTCGTACTTCGACCGCCGCCCGTACGTCGAGGAGAACGTCGACGGCGAGCCGACCTACGTCGAGCAGCACCGCACGCTCGGGGACCGGATCCGCGAACTGGTCGCCGCCGGCTTCGTGCTCCGCGACCTGATCGAGCCGGAGTGGCCGGACGGCCACGAGGGCATCTGGGGCCAGTGGTCACCGCTGCGCGGCCGCCTCTTCCCGGGCACCGCCATCTTCGTCACCCGCAGACCGGAGACCACATGA
- a CDS encoding hypervirulence associated TUDOR domain-containing protein: protein MAGKSLRKGRKVSWKSHGETVHGTVREKITSRTKTAGRTVAASKDEPQYRVTSDKTGKDAVHKPGALHPE, encoded by the coding sequence ATGGCAGGAAAGAGTTTGCGCAAGGGGCGGAAGGTCAGCTGGAAGTCGCACGGCGAGACCGTGCACGGCACCGTCCGGGAGAAGATCACCTCGCGGACGAAGACCGCCGGCCGGACCGTGGCCGCGTCGAAGGACGAACCGCAGTACCGGGTGACCAGCGACAAGACGGGAAAGGACGCCGTGCACAAGCCCGGCGCCCTGCACCCCGAATAA